The Bacteroidales bacterium genome includes the window TTTAAACATACGGGTAAAATGTTGTGGATATTTAAAACCCAGCTCATACGCTATTTCGCTGATTGATTTGCTTTGGTCGAAAATCTTTTCTTTTGCAACCTCAATCATTTTTAACTGAATATGTTCCTGAGCCGATTTACCCGTTTCTTTTTTCAAAAGATCGCCCAAATAGTTGGAAGATAAGTATAATTTCTCGGCACAATAGCGAACCGAAGGCAAACCCGATTCAATGGCTTTATCTGATGAAAAATAGTCATCCAATATTTTTTCGAACCGAGACAACACATCTTTATTAACATTACTTCGGGTAACAAACTGACGCTCGTAAAAACGTTTGCAATAATTGAGGAACAATTCCAGATAGGACACTATAAGCGTTTTACTATGTGTATCAATGGCATGTTCCAGCTCATAACTAATTTTGTCTAAGCAATCGGTTATAATTGCTCGTTCCCTTGCCGAAAGATGCAGTGCTTCATTCACCTGATAAGAGAAAAAGGTATAATCCTTTATGTTCTTGCCCAAAGCGGTCCCAAGAATCAAGTCGGGATGAAATATTAGCGCCTTCCCTATATACCTTTTTTTCTCTTGGTTTACAACACCGTACACCTGTCCAGGAGCAATAAACAGCAATGTGCCTTCCTCATAATCGTAAGTATTACAGCCATAGGTCATGTTACCGCATTTCGATTCTTTTAAAAAGACTGCATAAACACCTAATTGCATTCTGAAGTTGCAAAAAGGTTCTACTTTCTCAAAATCGACGATGCTGACTAAAGGATGCAAGGTCTCCATTCCTACCTGATTATTGTATTCAGTAACTGTATTAATACTTACAACTTCGCTCATAGCTTTTATTTTTTACTGCTCGGTTTATTTGAGGGCTAATATAAGCTTTTATTTTTAGTAATGATTACACAAAA containing:
- a CDS encoding AraC family transcriptional regulator, which translates into the protein MSEVVSINTVTEYNNQVGMETLHPLVSIVDFEKVEPFCNFRMQLGVYAVFLKESKCGNMTYGCNTYDYEEGTLLFIAPGQVYGVVNQEKKRYIGKALIFHPDLILGTALGKNIKDYTFFSYQVNEALHLSARERAIITDCLDKISYELEHAIDTHSKTLIVSYLELFLNYCKRFYERQFVTRSNVNKDVLSRFEKILDDYFSSDKAIESGLPSVRYCAEKLYLSSNYLGDLLKKETGKSAQEHIQLKMIEVAKEKIFDQSKSISEIAYELGFKYPQHFTRMFKKEVGMSPLEYRSMN